A single Arachidicoccus sp. BS20 DNA region contains:
- a CDS encoding SusC/RagA family TonB-linked outer membrane protein: protein MKKIQVFLFLLFPAFLFAQQTEYYGQVVDSATGNPLNGATIFVKQTTKGTSTDSSGHFTISAIPGSILQISSVGYNLQLYTLGTETSFTIRLASSANELSQVVVVGYGTQRKIDVTGSVAQIKGGEIAKQGVTNALSGLQGKVAGVQITNNGSPGASPQVLIRGLGSFNGSTAPLYIVDGVWVTDINYLNPSDIDNVSILKDASSEAIYGVRGANGVVLITTKKGAVKGISVNYNGSVGTQIAQNVPKMANGTEYATLYNELTQLNNGTDLLDVSQFGAGTDWFDIETRHALITNHQISVNGGGDKSTYNVSLGYLDQDGILKTNNFKRYTASFNNDIKISNHFKFGYNIVGSYSKSHDAPGAIWRDIYTAPPIISPKNADGTYGDPGTYGLGQSVVNPQVVMDYNHATTQTYNLSGNAYVEINFAKHFVFHSSVGGTYIDVDQQGFTPVYQATSTQYSTHNTLTEGKLNTKNWQLENTLTYSNMFGDHRLTILLGQSAYRNFYGESHATAVDGSLSSDPATWYFNAGTPGSIYNVTPSVNGIQTYPALEKESSYFGRVSYSYKDRYSITGTLRSDGDSKFTGNSGRATLPSIGAAWIVSNEPFMKNQRIFDVLKFKGSWGKVGNSGIPAYVASQTTTTAGSIIYGNTGIISPSQSLASLVPPPLNWELGVGTNAGIEAAFLKNRLTLEADYYNKKTERLVFPVGVLASSGTTVSTLLENAGVVRNRGVEVTLNWHDNVGENWSYSIGVNGSANSNKFVESYIPLAALYSGANASTGGQLATITKVGLPLGAFYGYKVIGIFQNQAEIDNYKDADGNQYQPDAKPGDFKYLSTTGVGPISGNDRVVLGNPNPKYYYGVNTNVRYKTWDLSIDLTGVADVDIYNGNQSLRYGNENYTEDFYKTRWHGEGTSNTTSSADIGGRENYYINSYYVESGSYLRIRNIQLGYSLPENLVEKWHMQGLRFYVNAQNPFLFTKYKGFTPEISGESPGNMGIDYNVYPTYATYTFGVNLTF, encoded by the coding sequence ATGAAAAAAATTCAAGTTTTTCTTTTTCTGCTGTTTCCGGCTTTCCTGTTTGCCCAGCAAACCGAATATTACGGGCAGGTAGTGGATTCTGCCACAGGAAATCCTTTGAATGGAGCCACTATATTTGTAAAGCAAACCACCAAAGGCACTTCTACCGATTCAAGCGGTCATTTTACCATATCTGCCATACCGGGAAGCATACTACAAATCAGTAGTGTGGGGTATAATTTGCAATTATATACACTTGGTACTGAAACCTCTTTTACTATTCGTTTAGCATCTTCTGCCAATGAGCTATCTCAAGTAGTAGTGGTCGGCTATGGTACGCAACGTAAAATTGATGTTACGGGCTCGGTCGCACAAATTAAAGGTGGAGAAATTGCCAAGCAAGGTGTAACCAATGCGCTCAGCGGCTTACAAGGTAAGGTCGCCGGTGTGCAGATAACAAATAACGGAAGTCCCGGAGCTTCGCCACAAGTACTTATCAGAGGCTTAGGGTCGTTTAATGGAAGCACAGCCCCACTCTATATTGTGGATGGCGTATGGGTTACAGATATTAATTATCTTAATCCGTCGGATATCGACAATGTAAGTATTTTAAAGGATGCCTCCAGTGAGGCTATCTACGGTGTGCGAGGTGCCAACGGTGTTGTACTGATTACAACTAAGAAAGGTGCAGTCAAAGGAATTTCTGTAAATTATAATGGTTCGGTAGGAACACAAATTGCACAAAATGTTCCTAAAATGGCGAACGGAACCGAATATGCTACCCTGTATAATGAATTGACCCAGCTTAATAATGGAACTGATTTATTAGATGTATCGCAATTCGGTGCCGGTACAGATTGGTTTGATATTGAAACACGCCATGCACTGATTACCAATCATCAGATTTCGGTAAATGGTGGCGGAGATAAATCTACTTACAACGTTTCGCTCGGCTATCTTGACCAGGACGGCATTTTAAAAACCAATAACTTCAAGAGATACACGGCAAGTTTTAATAATGATATTAAAATTTCCAACCACTTTAAATTCGGTTATAATATCGTAGGCAGTTATAGCAAATCTCACGATGCACCCGGTGCGATCTGGCGAGACATTTATACGGCACCGCCAATTATTTCCCCTAAGAATGCAGACGGCACTTATGGCGATCCCGGAACTTATGGTTTAGGACAATCCGTAGTGAATCCGCAAGTAGTAATGGATTACAACCATGCAACTACGCAGACTTATAATTTGAGCGGCAATGCTTATGTAGAAATAAATTTTGCAAAGCATTTTGTATTTCACAGTTCTGTAGGCGGAACTTATATTGATGTTGACCAACAAGGCTTTACGCCGGTCTATCAGGCAACATCGACACAATACAGTACACACAATACTTTAACTGAGGGCAAACTAAATACGAAGAACTGGCAGTTGGAAAACACATTGACATATTCCAATATGTTTGGCGACCATAGATTGACCATTTTACTTGGACAATCGGCTTACCGCAATTTTTATGGCGAATCTCATGCTACAGCCGTTGACGGTTCTTTGTCTTCCGACCCGGCAACATGGTATTTTAATGCCGGCACGCCCGGAAGCATTTATAATGTAACGCCGTCTGTGAACGGCATACAAACTTACCCTGCTTTGGAAAAAGAAAGCTCCTATTTCGGCAGAGTTTCATATTCCTATAAAGACCGTTACAGCATTACCGGCACATTGCGCTCCGATGGCGACAGTAAATTTACGGGCAACTCCGGACGGGCAACTTTGCCGTCTATTGGTGCTGCATGGATTGTGTCCAATGAACCATTTATGAAAAATCAACGGATTTTTGATGTATTGAAATTTAAAGGAAGTTGGGGTAAAGTAGGAAATAGTGGTATTCCGGCTTATGTAGCCTCACAAACAACCACAACAGCCGGCTCAATAATTTATGGCAATACAGGTATTATTTCCCCGAGCCAAAGCCTTGCATCATTAGTACCGCCACCATTGAATTGGGAATTAGGCGTTGGAACAAATGCCGGCATCGAAGCAGCTTTTTTGAAAAACAGGCTTACGCTCGAGGCAGATTATTATAACAAAAAGACTGAACGTCTGGTATTTCCTGTTGGTGTTCTGGCATCTTCCGGAACTACGGTTTCCACATTGTTAGAAAATGCCGGAGTAGTACGCAACCGCGGCGTAGAAGTAACGCTTAACTGGCATGATAATGTCGGCGAAAACTGGTCATACAGCATCGGTGTTAACGGTTCTGCCAACAGTAATAAATTTGTCGAATCTTATATACCGCTTGCTGCGTTATATTCAGGTGCAAATGCTTCTACCGGCGGACAATTGGCAACCATTACCAAAGTGGGATTGCCACTCGGCGCTTTCTACGGATATAAAGTCATTGGTATTTTTCAAAACCAAGCGGAAATTGATAATTACAAAGATGCAGACGGAAACCAATATCAACCTGATGCAAAACCCGGAGATTTTAAATATCTCAGCACAACAGGCGTAGGTCCCATTTCGGGAAATGACAGAGTCGTACTTGGCAACCCCAATCCCAAATATTATTACGGCGTTAATACCAATGTCCGGTATAAAACATGGGATTTGTCTATTGACCTTACCGGCGTAGCAGACGTAGATATATATAATGGCAATCAAAGCCTACGCTATGGCAATGAAAACTATACCGAAGACTTCTATAAAACCCGCTGGCATGGCGAAGGAACATCTAATACAACTTCTTCTGCCGATATAGGCGGCAGAGAAAATTATTACATTAATTCTTATTATGTGGAAAGCGGCAGTTATTTAAGAATACGCAATATTCAGTTGGGTTATTCATTACCCGAAAACCTTGTTGAGAAATGGCATATGCAAGGTTTAAGATTTTATGTAAATGCACAAAATCCATTCCTCTTTACAAAGTACAAAGGATTTACGCCTGAAATAAGCGGCGAATCACCCGGCAACATGGGTATCGATTACAATGTTTACCCAACGTATGCTACCTATACTTTCGGAGTAAATCTTACTTTCTAA
- a CDS encoding RagB/SusD family nutrient uptake outer membrane protein — protein MKFNNINTRKHKDSGLNRRIMLACLVVSVLFLGSCSKSFISADANLQGQPAATKLWQTASDAQAAVNSIYGNLRSWNNVAFASLILENIGSDDAAKGSVPSDAAYINLYDNFTVTATEGQGDGFWQGQYQNINFCNQVLDNVDTMTTVDASTKARYLAEAKFIRAYSYFRLVRAFGRVPLVLHVPTTQEELNPPQSSADSVYNAIEQDLTDAAANLPTTVSADEAGRATKGAALALHAKVAMYRKEWSDVLNYTNQVISSGVYSLYPDFYQLFRIAHENNSESIFEIQCNYVDGNSDISNSQYAQVQGNRDAGAGWGFNVPTQDLVNAFETGDPRLAATVMMAGTTTPSGDVVPAAQAGSPTMYNMKAYVPFSVALADNQGADQNVRVIRYAEVLLMNAEANNELGNTAAALASLELVRARARGSNSSVLPKVTTTDQTELREAIWHERRVELAMENDRYFDVIRQGRAATVFGPLGWKANKNEVWPIPQTEIDNSSGVLTQNPGY, from the coding sequence ATGAAATTCAATAATATCAATACAAGAAAACACAAGGATTCCGGTCTTAATAGAAGAATAATGCTTGCGTGCTTAGTTGTATCTGTCTTGTTTCTGGGTTCGTGTTCCAAATCGTTTATCAGTGCCGATGCAAATTTGCAAGGACAGCCGGCAGCAACAAAATTGTGGCAAACAGCATCAGACGCACAAGCCGCCGTTAATTCCATTTACGGCAATTTACGCAGTTGGAATAATGTAGCTTTTGCATCTCTTATTCTGGAAAATATTGGTTCTGATGATGCCGCCAAAGGCAGTGTTCCCAGCGATGCTGCCTATATTAATTTGTACGACAATTTCACGGTAACAGCAACTGAGGGGCAGGGAGACGGCTTTTGGCAAGGACAATATCAGAACATCAATTTCTGCAATCAGGTGTTGGATAACGTGGACACGATGACCACTGTAGATGCGAGCACAAAAGCGCGTTACCTTGCTGAAGCAAAATTTATCCGCGCTTATTCCTATTTCCGTTTGGTAAGAGCATTCGGGCGCGTTCCTTTGGTGTTACACGTTCCCACAACACAGGAGGAATTGAATCCGCCGCAAAGTTCCGCCGATTCTGTATATAATGCAATTGAGCAAGATTTGACGGATGCGGCAGCCAACTTGCCTACTACGGTTTCTGCCGATGAAGCCGGCAGAGCCACTAAAGGCGCAGCGCTTGCTTTGCATGCCAAAGTCGCTATGTATAGAAAAGAATGGTCCGACGTTCTGAATTATACCAATCAGGTCATTTCTTCGGGGGTGTATAGTTTGTATCCCGATTTTTATCAGCTATTCAGAATCGCCCATGAAAATAATTCGGAATCTATTTTTGAAATTCAATGCAATTATGTAGATGGCAATAGTGATATCAGCAATAGTCAATACGCGCAAGTCCAAGGTAATCGTGATGCAGGCGCGGGCTGGGGATTTAACGTACCTACGCAGGATTTGGTAAACGCATTTGAAACCGGCGACCCGCGCTTAGCGGCAACCGTAATGATGGCAGGTACAACTACGCCAAGTGGAGATGTTGTACCTGCTGCGCAAGCCGGCTCGCCCACCATGTACAACATGAAAGCTTACGTACCGTTTTCGGTAGCGCTGGCAGACAACCAAGGCGCAGACCAAAATGTACGTGTCATTCGCTATGCAGAAGTATTGCTGATGAATGCTGAAGCCAATAATGAATTGGGAAATACGGCAGCAGCATTGGCTTCACTGGAGCTGGTAAGGGCGCGTGCACGCGGAAGCAATTCTTCTGTTTTGCCAAAAGTTACAACTACTGACCAAACAGAATTACGTGAAGCTATCTGGCATGAACGCAGAGTGGAATTGGCAATGGAAAATGACCGCTATTTCGATGTTATTCGTCAAGGACGTGCTGCAACTGTTTTCGGACCGTTAGGCTGGAAAGCCAATAAAAACGAAGTATGGCCAATTCCGCAAACAGAAATAGATAACAGCAGCGGTGTACTTACACAAAATCCCGGATATTAA
- a CDS encoding glucoamylase family protein → MKKHFLYLIFVALFSCSKTNSGNVAKPSSETFSLSSIWVNGTNSNDVYYINFHPVIKLFFSDKVNHSSINNFIILVDSANVNSALDFSYSNNDSTVTIQPQQVLKPLSKYTLKVFKTLQSQSGGALQAAAAINLITQIDSTPKFPSISDSELLDLVQKQTFKYFWDFAHPTSGMARERNTSGDIVTIGGTGFGIMSMIVAVKRNFISRNDAVMRIQKIVSFLKNNCTAYHGTFSHWINGSTGATVPFNSQDDGGDIVETSYLMEGLLCVRQYFNASSTEETTLRNDINTLWNNVDWTWYENNQNVLYWLWSNDNGWENNTQVQGWNEALITYVLAASSNNHAIEKSVYDNGWARNGAIKNGNTSYGIVLPLGENLGGPLFYEHYSFLGINPSGLSDAYADYALQTKNHSLINHAYCKANPNGYFGYSDTCWGLTASDIQNGGYNVSSPTNDVGVISPTAAIASLPYTPTESMNALRFFYYELGNKLWGNYGFVDAFSLKDLWFADSYLAIDQGPEIVMIENYRSGLLWSLFTSCDEVKRGMKRLGFRANYLN, encoded by the coding sequence ATGAAAAAGCATTTTTTATACTTAATTTTTGTTGCCCTTTTTTCTTGTTCCAAAACAAATAGTGGCAATGTTGCTAAACCGTCATCGGAAACATTTTCCCTTTCATCTATTTGGGTAAATGGAACAAATTCAAACGATGTTTATTATATCAATTTTCATCCTGTGATAAAGCTGTTTTTTTCAGATAAGGTTAATCATTCTTCAATCAATAATTTTATCATATTGGTCGATAGCGCTAATGTAAATTCAGCACTGGATTTTTCTTATTCCAATAACGATAGTACCGTTACAATTCAACCGCAGCAAGTGTTGAAACCATTATCAAAATATACGCTTAAAGTTTTCAAAACATTGCAGTCGCAAAGCGGTGGCGCATTGCAAGCGGCGGCGGCGATTAATTTGATTACACAAATCGATTCCACACCAAAATTTCCATCCATCAGCGACAGCGAGTTATTGGACTTGGTACAAAAGCAAACCTTTAAGTATTTTTGGGATTTTGCTCATCCAACAAGTGGTATGGCGCGCGAAAGAAACACAAGTGGCGATATTGTAACCATAGGCGGTACGGGTTTTGGCATTATGTCGATGATTGTTGCCGTAAAAAGAAATTTTATTTCACGAAACGACGCTGTTATGCGCATTCAAAAGATAGTAAGTTTTCTGAAAAATAATTGCACAGCTTACCATGGAACCTTCTCGCATTGGATTAACGGAAGTACGGGAGCAACTGTTCCTTTCAACTCGCAGGATGATGGCGGCGATATTGTGGAAACATCTTATTTAATGGAAGGCTTGCTATGTGTGCGGCAATATTTTAACGCCTCATCAACCGAAGAAACAACACTGCGAAACGACATTAATACTTTGTGGAATAACGTTGATTGGACTTGGTATGAGAACAATCAAAATGTTTTGTATTGGTTGTGGAGTAATGATAATGGTTGGGAAAACAATACACAAGTGCAAGGTTGGAACGAAGCATTAATTACGTATGTATTGGCAGCGTCGTCCAACAATCATGCGATTGAAAAGTCGGTTTATGATAACGGCTGGGCACGCAACGGCGCTATAAAAAACGGTAACACTTCCTACGGAATCGTGTTGCCTTTGGGCGAAAATTTAGGCGGTCCGTTATTCTACGAGCATTATTCTTTCTTAGGTATCAATCCAAGCGGTTTAAGCGATGCCTATGCAGATTATGCTTTGCAAACAAAAAACCATTCATTGATTAATCATGCGTATTGCAAAGCCAATCCCAACGGCTATTTCGGTTACAGCGACACTTGCTGGGGACTTACGGCAAGCGACATTCAGAATGGTGGTTACAATGTCAGTTCGCCAACAAATGATGTGGGTGTTATTTCGCCTACGGCGGCAATTGCTTCATTGCCTTACACACCAACGGAATCAATGAATGCGCTGCGATTTTTCTATTATGAACTCGGTAACAAACTCTGGGGAAATTATGGCTTTGTGGATGCTTTTTCCTTGAAGGACTTATGGTTTGCGGATTCTTATTTGGCGATTGACCAAGGACCTGAAATTGTGATGATAGAAAATTACAGGAGCGGTTTGTTGTGGAGTTTATTTACAAGCTGTGACGAAGTAAAACGAGGAATGAAAAGATTAGGCTTTCGCGCAAATTATCTTAATTAA
- a CDS encoding glucoamylase family protein, producing MMNLYYKLNNKLLIIFLLLLCVFTAKAQSSAITERPEILSDSALLTLVEQRTFDYFYKGSEPASGMAFERIHADDIYPEHDSDVIATGGSGFGLMNLIVGCERSFITKREFINQITKIIVFLEKAEKYHGMFSHWYYPNGHTKPFGQKDDGGDMVESSFLLQGLLCVRQYLKTNFKNENNLINRINTIWKNADYSWYTHGKNVLYWHWSPDYGWQMNFPIHGFNECLIAYILAASSPAHSIDKKVYVEGWCMNGKIKHTSIYKNISIPFYQQGNPAYGGPIFWTQYSFLGLNPNGLRDEYGSYDEQTKNMALINEQWCADNPKNFKGYSDSCWGLTASYSVDGYTAHAPNMQSDLGVITPTAALSSFPYTPQQSMKALKYFYNDLGNKIWGKYGFYDAFSETANWYPKKYLAIDEGTIAPMIENYRSGLLWKLFMSCPEVQQGLNKLGFHYNKTNN from the coding sequence ATGATGAATTTATATTATAAACTAAATAATAAATTATTGATTATTTTTCTTCTCTTGCTTTGTGTATTTACAGCAAAAGCGCAAAGCAGTGCAATAACTGAACGTCCTGAAATTTTATCCGATTCCGCATTACTTACTTTAGTGGAACAACGCACATTCGATTATTTCTACAAAGGCTCAGAACCCGCAAGTGGTATGGCTTTCGAACGGATTCATGCAGATGATATATACCCGGAACATGATTCCGATGTTATTGCGACAGGCGGAAGCGGCTTCGGTTTGATGAATTTGATTGTAGGTTGTGAACGAAGTTTTATTACTAAAAGAGAATTTATTAATCAAATAACTAAGATTATAGTTTTTTTAGAGAAAGCAGAGAAATATCATGGAATGTTTTCGCATTGGTATTATCCAAACGGGCATACAAAACCTTTCGGGCAGAAAGATGACGGCGGAGATATGGTCGAAAGCAGTTTTTTGTTGCAGGGATTGCTTTGCGTGCGGCAATATCTGAAAACAAATTTTAAAAATGAAAACAATCTAATCAATAGGATTAATACAATCTGGAAAAATGCGGATTATTCTTGGTACACGCATGGGAAAAATGTTTTGTACTGGCACTGGAGTCCCGATTACGGCTGGCAAATGAATTTTCCCATTCATGGTTTTAATGAATGCTTGATTGCCTACATTTTGGCAGCTTCCTCGCCTGCACATTCGATTGATAAAAAAGTGTATGTTGAAGGGTGGTGTATGAACGGAAAAATAAAACACACCTCCATTTACAAAAATATTTCCATCCCGTTTTACCAGCAGGGGAATCCGGCTTACGGAGGACCAATCTTTTGGACGCAATATTCTTTTCTGGGACTAAATCCGAACGGCTTGCGAGATGAATATGGAAGCTATGATGAACAAACAAAAAACATGGCGCTCATCAACGAGCAATGGTGCGCAGACAATCCCAAAAATTTTAAGGGTTATAGTGATAGTTGCTGGGGCTTGACGGCGAGCTATTCTGTCGATGGTTATACAGCGCACGCGCCGAATATGCAAAGCGATTTGGGGGTAATTACGCCGACTGCTGCGCTTTCGTCTTTCCCTTACACGCCGCAACAATCGATGAAAGCATTGAAATATTTTTATAATGATTTAGGAAATAAAATCTGGGGTAAATACGGGTTTTACGATGCTTTCAGCGAAACGGCAAACTGGTATCCAAAAAAATATTTGGCAATTGACGAAGGTACAATAGCGCCAATGATAGAAAATTACAGAAGCGGCTTGTTGTGGAAATTATTTATGAGTTGTCCCGAAGTACAACAAGGTTTAAATAAGCTTGGATTTCATTACAACAAAACAAATAACTGA
- a CDS encoding family 43 glycosylhydrolase, translating into MRKLILSIIIILSSQILFAQSSSPVGRNWKGATYCNPINIDYGYTPIPDFTKWGHHRATADPVIVNYKSDYYLFSTNQKGYWWSNDMGNWHFISKSFLRPWNTGTYDDLCAPAVGIIGDTMIVFGSTYTSNFTVWMSTNPKANEWKPLVDSFTIGGWDPAFFTDDDGKLYMYNGSSNRFPTYGIELDRKTLQPIGYRKEIYALEDWRYGWQRFGEYYDNSFLDPFIEGSWMTKHNGKYYYQYAAPGTEFSGYADGVIVGDSPLGGFTPQSDPLSMKAGGFARGAGHGATFQDNNGNYWHVSTMTIAVKNNFERRIGIWRAGFDKDNVMWCNTSFGDYPHYLPAEKKLSGNGNYDSSYFTGWMLLNYDKPVVVSSTLGNYEPNYAVDERIQTYWSAATGNAGEYIVSDLGNVSTVNAVQINYADQDAKFLGKQTDIFIRYKLYYSLDGKNWEILADKSNNKTDVPHDYVELQKPVKARFIKLENIHVPSGKFAISGLRVFGNVNGTKPKPVGGFVVLRTEKDKRDAWLRWKPSADAYAYNIYYGTKPDKLYNCIMVYGDNQYWLKTMDLEMPYYFQIEAINESGVSERTKVTKVD; encoded by the coding sequence ATGCGAAAATTAATTTTATCTATTATCATCATTTTATCATCGCAAATATTATTTGCACAAAGCTCTTCTCCTGTTGGAAGAAATTGGAAGGGGGCTACTTACTGTAACCCAATCAACATTGATTACGGCTATACGCCCATTCCCGATTTTACAAAATGGGGGCATCACAGGGCAACCGCCGACCCTGTAATTGTGAATTATAAAAGCGATTATTATTTATTTTCTACGAACCAAAAAGGTTACTGGTGGAGTAACGATATGGGCAACTGGCATTTTATTTCAAAGAGTTTTCTCCGTCCTTGGAACACTGGCACTTATGACGATTTATGCGCGCCCGCAGTTGGCATTATCGGCGACACCATGATTGTTTTCGGGTCCACTTACACAAGTAATTTTACAGTTTGGATGAGCACCAATCCAAAAGCCAACGAATGGAAACCTTTGGTAGATTCGTTTACTATCGGCGGTTGGGACCCCGCATTTTTCACGGATGATGACGGTAAGTTATATATGTATAATGGCAGCAGCAACCGCTTCCCGACTTACGGTATTGAGTTGGACAGAAAAACATTGCAGCCGATTGGTTACAGAAAAGAAATTTATGCGTTGGAAGATTGGCGTTACGGCTGGCAGCGTTTCGGCGAATATTATGATAATTCTTTTCTCGACCCGTTTATCGAAGGTAGTTGGATGACGAAGCATAACGGGAAATATTATTATCAATACGCCGCGCCTGGAACGGAGTTCAGCGGGTATGCCGACGGCGTGATTGTCGGCGATAGCCCGCTTGGCGGTTTCACGCCGCAGTCCGACCCGTTGAGCATGAAAGCCGGTGGTTTTGCACGCGGCGCGGGACATGGTGCAACCTTTCAGGACAACAACGGAAACTATTGGCACGTAAGCACTATGACAATCGCTGTGAAAAATAATTTTGAACGCCGCATCGGTATTTGGCGTGCGGGTTTTGATAAAGACAATGTGATGTGGTGCAATACTTCGTTCGGCGATTACCCGCATTATCTTCCTGCCGAAAAAAAATTATCCGGTAACGGCAATTATGATTCATCTTATTTCACGGGCTGGATGCTGTTGAATTACGACAAGCCTGTTGTTGTAAGTTCAACGTTGGGCAATTATGAACCGAACTATGCGGTTGATGAACGCATACAAACTTATTGGAGCGCGGCAACAGGAAATGCAGGCGAATATATCGTTTCGGATTTGGGAAATGTTTCGACCGTGAACGCAGTTCAAATAAATTATGCCGATCAGGACGCAAAGTTCTTAGGAAAGCAAACAGATATTTTTATCCGGTACAAATTATATTATTCGCTTGACGGGAAAAATTGGGAAATATTAGCTGACAAATCCAACAATAAAACCGATGTGCCGCACGACTATGTAGAACTGCAAAAACCTGTAAAAGCAAGGTTTATCAAGTTAGAAAATATACACGTTCCTTCGGGAAAATTTGCCATTAGCGGGCTGCGTGTGTTTGGTAATGTAAATGGCACAAAACCCAAGCCTGTCGGGGGTTTTGTTGTCCTAAGAACAGAAAAAGATAAGCGTGACGCATGGCTCAGATGGAAACCGTCGGCCGATGCTTACGCCTATAATATTTATTATGGAACAAAACCTGATAAGCTGTATAACTGTATAATGGTTTATGGCGACAATCAATATTGGTTGAAAACAATGGACTTGGAAATGCCTTATTATTTTCAGATAGAAGCGATTAATGAAAGCGGTGTTTCGGAAAGAACGAAAGTTACTAAAGTTGATTGA